The Tepidibacter aestuarii genome contains a region encoding:
- the nuoF gene encoding NADH-quinone oxidoreductase subunit NuoF translates to MAYKNQVLVCGGTGCTSSSSLKILEKMENLLEQRGIKEDVKMIKTGCFGLCAAGPIVIVYPEGAFYAHVKLEDVEKIVDEHIIGKKIVKDLLYKEAVTEEGEVKSFEEVPFYKKQMRIALEHCGVIGAEDIDDYLEKKGYGALKKALTEMTPEQVIDEVKKSGLRGRGGGGFPTGLKWEFTYKTDSDQKYVACNADEGDPGAFMDRSILEGDPHAVIEAMAIAGYAVGANQGYVYVRAEYPVAIERLQIAIDKAREAGYIGKNIFGTDFDYDMEIRLGAGAFVCGEETALINSIEGRRGMPRPRPPFPAVKGLWNKPTLLNNVETYANIPKIILKGADWFSSIGTEKSKGTKVFALGGKVENTGLVEIPMGTTLREIIFEIGGGIPNGKKFKAVQTGGPSGGCLTEEYLDTPIDYDSLTALGSMMGSGGMIILDEDNCMVDIAKFFLEFTVEESCGKCPPCRIGTKRMLEILEKITEGKGERSDIEKLEKLAENIKTSALCGLGQTAPNPVLSTIKRFRHEYEAHVNEKRCPSGVCQALLEYKVTEDKCKGCTLCAKACPVNAIKGKVKEAHIIDTDACIKCGACVAKCPFGAISKQ, encoded by the coding sequence ATGGCTTATAAAAACCAGGTATTAGTTTGTGGGGGTACTGGTTGTACTTCATCTAGTTCTCTTAAAATATTAGAGAAAATGGAAAATTTACTTGAACAAAGAGGAATAAAAGAAGACGTTAAAATGATAAAAACAGGATGTTTCGGACTTTGTGCGGCAGGACCTATAGTTATTGTTTATCCAGAAGGAGCTTTTTATGCACATGTTAAGCTTGAAGATGTAGAAAAGATAGTTGATGAACATATAATAGGCAAAAAAATAGTAAAAGATCTTTTATATAAAGAAGCGGTTACTGAAGAGGGAGAAGTTAAATCTTTTGAAGAAGTACCTTTTTATAAAAAGCAAATGAGAATAGCTCTTGAGCATTGTGGAGTTATAGGAGCAGAAGACATAGATGATTATTTAGAGAAAAAAGGATACGGAGCTCTTAAAAAAGCGTTAACTGAAATGACTCCTGAGCAAGTTATAGATGAAGTTAAAAAATCAGGACTTCGTGGACGTGGAGGCGGAGGATTCCCAACAGGTCTTAAATGGGAGTTTACGTATAAGACAGATAGTGATCAAAAGTATGTTGCATGTAATGCAGATGAAGGAGATCCAGGAGCATTTATGGATAGATCTATACTTGAGGGAGATCCACATGCTGTAATAGAGGCTATGGCTATAGCTGGATATGCGGTTGGGGCAAACCAAGGATATGTATATGTAAGAGCTGAGTATCCAGTTGCAATCGAAAGACTTCAAATAGCAATAGATAAGGCTAGAGAAGCAGGATATATTGGTAAAAACATATTCGGAACTGATTTTGACTATGATATGGAAATAAGACTTGGAGCTGGAGCTTTTGTTTGTGGAGAAGAAACAGCACTTATAAATTCTATAGAGGGTAGAAGAGGTATGCCAAGACCAAGACCTCCATTCCCAGCAGTTAAAGGTTTATGGAATAAGCCAACGCTACTTAACAACGTTGAAACTTACGCTAATATACCAAAGATAATATTAAAGGGAGCAGATTGGTTCTCATCAATTGGAACAGAAAAATCTAAGGGAACAAAGGTATTTGCTCTTGGAGGTAAGGTAGAAAATACTGGTCTTGTAGAAATACCTATGGGAACTACTTTAAGAGAGATAATATTTGAAATAGGTGGAGGAATTCCTAATGGTAAGAAGTTTAAGGCAGTTCAAACTGGAGGACCATCTGGTGGATGCTTAACAGAGGAATATTTAGATACTCCAATAGATTATGATTCATTAACAGCCCTTGGATCTATGATGGGATCTGGTGGAATGATTATACTTGATGAAGATAACTGTATGGTTGATATAGCTAAATTCTTCTTGGAGTTTACAGTTGAAGAATCTTGTGGAAAATGTCCACCTTGTAGAATAGGAACAAAGAGAATGCTTGAAATATTAGAGAAAATAACAGAGGGTAAAGGTGAAAGAAGTGATATAGAAAAGCTTGAAAAGCTTGCTGAAAATATTAAGACTTCTGCACTTTGTGGACTTGGTCAAACAGCTCCCAACCCAGTACTTTCAACTATAAAGAGATTTAGACATGAATATGAAGCTCATGTAAATGAAAAGAGATGTCCATCAGGAGTATGTCAAGCACTACTTGAGTACAAGGTTACTGAGGATAAATGTAAGGGATGTACATTATGTGCTAAGGCATGTCCAGTTAATGCTATAAAAGGTAAGGTTAAGGAAGCACATATAATAGATACAGATGCTTGTATAAAGTGTGGAGCATGTGTTGCTAAATGTCCATTTGGAGCGATATCTAAACAATAA